GGTCAGAGCGTGTTTCAAACTAGCGTAAGAATCCATAACGAGTAATTTTTGCGCCAGACGAGGCAACCTGGGGCCGGAACAATAGCACAAAAAGCGCCGTCAGGTCTGGAGATTGTTTAAACCCCCGACCGCTCCCCTGCCTGCTGCGGCGCTTTTAGCAAGAAAAAATCCGGTATACGCTGTTTGCAAAGCGTATACCGGATTTATCTGTTTTAGAACCTGTATGCAACCATTAGGAAACGCTAGAAAAATGGTCTCGCCGGACGAAAAAGCCGCTCACTTCCAGCATTCCAAGATTGAATCAGCTTCTTATCCTTTCGGATAGTACGGCATCATCGGGGGACTCTGCGGCCACAAAGGTCTGTTGCCAAACACGCTGGCTGTGATGCCCAGGGAGACGCTGACATTACACCGCCGGGTACAGCATTTGTGCCGCAACCATTCATCATATTCATACAGATACGGTAACTCACTGTCATCATCTTCTCCGTAGTAATTCCGCCAGTCATCACAGTCCGCATCAACATAATCCGCATATACCCGGGCCGTAGCTGTCATACCATAACAGGCTCCCGGCACATACACGGCAGCAGTAAACCGGACGCGCCGCAATGCCACGGCATGTACCGACTGACTGGGTACACAACCAACATATAACAGCTTTACATCGAAATGGCCGCGGACAATGACTTCATTCATCACCACGTCTACACAGGTAACCCGCAACCGGTGCACATAAGCCCGGATGACCTGTTCAATGGCAGGCCGGCGGCGGGGGACAACAATACAAATGTCTATTGACTTGGAAGTGGTTCTACGGCCTATCAGTTGCTCGGTCAGCATCGGCCGGATATAGTATGGATAACCGTAGTCATAGCCAGGGTGAGGGAAATGCCTGATCCAGTGTCTGTTCATGGAATCACCTCTTTTCATAACAGGTCTACTGTATTATATGCAGCACCTGTACAAGGTGAAACTATCCCCAGCAAAGGAGGTCATCAAACCTCAGTTATTCCTATAGATTTTCAATCTGCCAGTCAATCGGTGTTTTGCCCATGGCCACCAAAAGCTGATTAGCCTTGGAGAAAGGCTTGCTTCCAAAGAAACCCTTGGTAGCCGACAAAGGACTAGGATGGGGAGAAGCCAGAATCTGGTGGCGGGGATTGGTAATCAGCGCCCGCTTTGAATGGGCATGACTGCCCCAGAGGATAAACACCAGCGGATCGGTCCGGTCATTTAAGAGGCGAATCACTTTATCGGTGAACATCTCCCAGCCACGGTTCTTATGGGAAGCTGCCTGACCGGCTATCACTGTTAGAACGGTGTTGAGCAGCAGTACCCCCTGCTCAGCCCACTTTTTCAAATACCCGTTATTCGGTATATAACACCCTAGATCGTCCTGCAATTCTTTATAAATGTTCAAAAGCGAAGGCGGCGGAACAATCCCCGGCTTAACGGAGAAGCTAAGGCCATGGGCCTGGTTCGGTCCATGATAGGGGTCTTGTCCCAGAATGACCACCTTTACCTCCCGGTATGCCGTGAAATGAAGGGCATTAAAAATATCATATTTGTCAGGATAAATTCGCTTGGTTTGGTACTCTCTGATTAACCATTGTCTTAGCTG
This region of Propionispora hippei DSM 15287 genomic DNA includes:
- a CDS encoding DUF3794 domain-containing protein, whose product is MNRHWIRHFPHPGYDYGYPYYIRPMLTEQLIGRRTTSKSIDICIVVPRRRPAIEQVIRAYVHRLRVTCVDVVMNEVIVRGHFDVKLLYVGCVPSQSVHAVALRRVRFTAAVYVPGACYGMTATARVYADYVDADCDDWRNYYGEDDDSELPYLYEYDEWLRHKCCTRRCNVSVSLGITASVFGNRPLWPQSPPMMPYYPKG
- a CDS encoding uracil-DNA glycosylase; its protein translation is MSILKNDWQELLEEEFNQEYYLQLRQWLIREYQTKRIYPDKYDIFNALHFTAYREVKVVILGQDPYHGPNQAHGLSFSVKPGIVPPPSLLNIYKELQDDLGCYIPNNGYLKKWAEQGVLLLNTVLTVIAGQAASHKNRGWEMFTDKVIRLLNDRTDPLVFILWGSHAHSKRALITNPRHQILASPHPSPLSATKGFFGSKPFSKANQLLVAMGKTPIDWQIENL